In the Candidatus Dormiibacterota bacterium genome, AGACGGGGAGGCGCGTCATTCGAGAACTCCGGAGCGCAACAGTGCGCCCACGATTTCGGCAACGGCGACGTAGTGCGCGTGCGGGATCGCGTCCCCAACGCGCGCGTCGCGCCGCAACGCACGGGCCAGCGCAACGTTCTCGACGA is a window encoding:
- a CDS encoding EscU/YscU/HrcU family type III secretion system export apparatus switch protein, which encodes VENVALARALRRDARVGDAIPHAHYVAVAEIVGALLRSGVLE